The sequence TTTGGAAAACATTGTTTCATATCACATTACCTTTATTAAAACCAATACTAATTGTCATTTTACTACTTTCTGTTGTTAGCGGTATGAACGCTTTTGATTTAGTTAAAACGTTTACTAATGGTAATCCATACCATACCACGGAAACATTAGACCTATATGTATTTAACTATGCGTTTGGCGGTGGTCTGACGGGATCAACGACAAGAATGGGGTATGCTTCTGCTGCAGGTGTAATGTTAGGTATGTTTACCTTATTAATCAGCGGGATTTTCGGACTAATCTCGATGTATACGCAACGTAAACTAAAAAAAGAGGCTAACTAATCAGGAAAGGAGCAGTAGAAAATGATTATTTCTAGTAAGATTATAAAATACTTGATTCATTTCATTTTGATATTTATTGGTTTTATTTGGATCTTTCCGTTTATCTGGATGATTTTAGGTTCCTTTAAATCAAATACAGACTTTATCGTTTCAGGAAATCCGATCCCTGAGGAATTTAATTGGGATAACTATACAAGAGCATGGGTGGATGCCAATTTTAGCGGGTATTTTGTAAATACGGTCATTATGACGGTAGCTACTGTTGCGATTGTAGTACTACTATGTGCACTAACAGGATATGCACTTGGAAGAGTGGATTTCCCAGGTAAAAAAGTTATTTTGGGTATCGTTGTTGGTATTATGTTTATTCCGAAGGGTTATACGATCATTCCTCTATATGAATTAGTCGATCAGTTAGGGTTAACAAATTCATTATTTGGAATTATTTTAGCGGAGTCCTCAGGGGCACATACCTTATTTGTGCTTTTATTTACATCCTATTTCGCTACGCTTCCGAAAGAAATGGAAGAAGCAGCAATTATGGATGGTTGTGGCTTTGTTAGAACGTTTTTTAGTGTTATGCTACCATTAGCGAAACCAATTATTGCGACAACTGTCATTATGCAATTTATCTGGACCTGGAGTTCGTTCTTAGTACCAACCGTGTTAACGATATCAAAACCGGAACTAAGAACTTTAGCCGTAGGTATGCAGAACTTCGTCGGTCAGCACTCAACGGATTGGGCAGGGATGGCTGCAGGCGCAACTATTTCTTTATTACCAGTATTGATTGTATTTATTTTAATGCAACGATACTTTATCGAAGGAGTTGCGGGAGCCGTCAAGCAATAGTGGATGAAATTTGTATATAAAGTAATGGATGGATCCGAGATGAGTCGTCCTTATCCATCCTTGCTTTTATAATATTTTAATATGGTTGGAGGAGGCGATAAAATGATTAATGATAAACTTCCGAAAATATGGTATGGCGGTGATTATAACCCGGAACAATGGGATGAAGCCACTGCTGAAGAGGACATTAGAATGTTTAAATTGGCTGGAATTGATGTAGCTACCGTAAATGTATTTTCCTGGGCATTGATTCAACCAGATGAGACGACCTATGATTTTGCTGGATTAGACAAAATAATAAATCGCTTATATGACAATGGTGTCTATGTTTGTCTGGCAACGAGCACCGGAGCTCATCCGGCATGGATGGCAAAGCGTTATCCGGATGTCCGCAGAGTTGATTTCGAAGGCAGAAAGCGTCAGTTTGGCGGTAGACACAATTCCTGCCCGAACAGTCCAACGTACAGAAAGTATGCTGAGCGAATTGCTGACAAATTAGCCGAACGATATAAGGATCATCCTGCAGTATTAATATGGCATGTTTCGAATGAATATGGCGGGTATTGTTATTGCGAAAATTGCCAAAAGGAATTTCGTGTCTGGCTAAAAGAGCGTTACGGGAATTTGGAAGCGGTTAATGAAGCTTGGAATACCCGTTTTTGGGGACATACCTTTTACGATTGGGACGAAATTGTGGCGCCAAGCGGTTTAAGTGAAGAATGGCAAGGTGGCCAGAATACTAATTTCCAAGGCATTTCCTTAGACTATCGAAGATTCCAGTCTGATAGTTTGCTAGATGTATATAAACTGGAACGGGATGCATTGAAAAAACATACACCGTCGCTGCCAGTAACAACAAACCTGATGGGACTATACCCAGAGCTCGATTATTTTAAATGGGGAAAAGAAATGGATGTCGTCTCGTGGGACAACTATCCATCCTTTGATACACCAGTGAGTTTGACTGCTATGACCCACGATTTAATGCGAGGTCTCAAAAGCGGACAGCCTTTTATGTTAATGGAGCAAACACCAAGCCAGCAAAATTGGCAGCCATATAATGCATTGAAGCGTCCGAATGTGATGCGACAATGGAGCTACCAGGCCGTCGCACACGGTGCAGATACGATTTTGTTCTTCCAGTTACGCCGTTCAAGAGGTGCTACAGAAAAATTCCATGGAGCGGTTATTGAACATGTTGGTCATGAACATACCCGTGTTTTCCGTGAGTCAGCTCAGTTAGGTAAAGAATTGATTCAGCTAGAAGATCAACTGCTGGATAGTCGTGTGCCAGCTCGAGTAGGTATAGTCTTTGACTGGGAGAACCGTTGGGCGATCGACTTGTCCAGTGGTCCGTCTGTAGCATTGAATTATGTCAAAGAAGTGCATAAATATTATGATGCCTTCTATCAGCGTAATATTCCTGTAGATATGATTAGTGTAGAAGAGGATTTAGAAAAATATGATATTGTCATTGCACCAGTTCTTTATATGGTCAAAGAAGGACATGCTGACCGGATCAAACAATTTACGAAAAATGGCGGTACATTTGTTACTACTTTCTTCAGTGGAATCGTAAATGAAAACGATCTCGTTACGCTTGGCGGTTACCCTGGTGAGCTTAGAGATTTAGTTGGTATCTGGGCAGAGGAAATTGATGCACTTGATCCATCTCATTTTAATGAAATAGTGATCAATGATTCATTTGGTGCTTTATCTGGTGAATACAAATGCAACATCCTGTTTGATTTGATCCATGCGGAAGGAGCAGAAGTGCTTGCTACATACGGCTCTGACTTTTATCAAGGTATGCCAGTCTTAACCAAGAATAAATATGGTGCAGGAGCTGCTTATTACATTGCGTCAAGTCCAGAACAGGCTTTTGTCCAAGACTTTGTCGATACCATAACAGCTGAAAAAGGAATCACTGGTGTGATGACATCAGCTTCAGGAGTAGAAGTAGCGATTCGTGAGAAGGACGAACATCCACTGGTATTTGTCATGAATCATACGAATGAAGCGGCAACATTTGATACAGGGGATATGGAGTGGACAGATATCCTAACTGGTGAAAATTATCAAGGCGTTACGGAAATAAAAGCAAAAGATACACTACTTTTGAAAAAATAGAAATGTTACACGGGAGGTAATCAAATGAAATTTACAGATGGTAACTGGTTAGTACGTGAAGGATATCAAATTCACTTTCCTAAAATAGTTCATGAAGTGGAAGAAGCAGATGGATCTGTGACTTTGTATGCGCCGTGTAAGTATCTGAATCATCGTGGTGACACATTGGATGGTCCCTTACTTACCATTAAGATTTCTGCACCGATGGAAGATGTTGTTCGTGTGGAGACGTGGCATTTTAAAGGCGGCCAAGCACAATATCCCAACTTTGATGTGGCAGATCAGGCAAACACATTAAATGTGGCAGATCAAGAAGACCATATCCAATTTGTAAGCGGTGGATTAACGTTAACGATCGCGAAGCAGAATTTTGCTCTGACATTTGAAAATAGTGACGGACGTTTAACAGATGTTGACGGTAAAGGCTTGGCTTGGATTGACGGTCCAGATCAAACAACTTATATGCGTGGTCAATTACGTCTTGGCGTTGGGGAGCACCTGTACGGTCTCGGGGAACGCTTTACACCATTTGTGAAAAATGGGCAATCAGTCGATATCTGGAACAAAGATGGTGGAACGAGCTCCGAACAGTCGTATAAAAATATTCCTTTTTTCCTTAGCAGTAAAGGGTACGGCGTGTTTGCCAATCACCCGGAGGAAGTGAGCTATGAATTGGGTTCTGAAATGGTTTCCCGTACTCAATTCAGTGTGGAAGGTGAATACTTAGATTACTACTTTATTAATGGTCCATCACCGAAAGAGGTAGTCAGCCGCTATACAGAACTGACAGGAAAACCCGCATTACCACCAGCTTGGTCATTCGGTTTATGGCTGTCAACATCCTTTACCACCGACTATAATGAAGAAACCGTCAATCATTTCGTAGACGGCATGGCAGAACGAGGTATTCCGTTAAGTGTCTTCCACTTCGATTGCTTCTGGATGAAAGAATTCGAATGGAGTAACTTTATCTGGGATCGCCGTAACTTCCCGGACCCAGAAGGCATGCTTCGTCGCCTTAAGGACAAAGGTTTAAAGATATGTGTTTGGATCAATCCATATATTGCACAAAAATCTGTCCTGTTTGATGAAGGAATGGAAAAAGGCTATCTGCTTAAAAAACCGAATGGTGACGTATGGCAATGGGATTTATGGCAAGCAGGAATGGGAATTGTTGACTTCACGAACCCAGATGCATGCCGCTGGTTCCAGGATAAATTAAAAGCATTACTGGATATGGGCGTTGATTCGTTTAAAACAGATTTCGGTGAGCGTATCCCAACCGATGTCGTTTATCATGACGGATCAAATCCTGCCAAAATGCACAATTACTATGCCTATCTATACAACGAAGTCGTCTTTGATTTGTTAAAGCAAGAAAAAGGAGAAGAAGAAGCGGTTGTATTTGCGCGTTCGGCAACAGCTGGCGGTCAGAAATTCCCGGTTCACTGGGGTGGCGATTGTGACTCTACTTATGATGCCATGGCGGAAAGTCTACGCGGGGGCTTATCGTTAACCACTTCTGGCTTTGGTTATTGGAGTCACGATATCGGTGGATTTGAAAATACAGCAACACCGGATGTTTTCAAGCGCTGGACAGCATTTGGTCTGCTTTCCAGTCACAGTCGCTTCCACGGAAGTTCGTCCTATCGTGTTCCATGGCAATTTGATGAAGAAGCAGTCGATGTAGCTCGTCATTTTACGATGTTGAAAAATAGTCTTATGCCATATTTATATGGCCAGGCAGTGGAGAATAGTCAATCCGGGATTCCGGTTATGCGTTCGATGCTGTTAGAATATCCGCAAGATCCATTATGCGAAACACTAGATCGACAGTATATGCTCGGTGATTCGATTTTAGTTGCACCTATTTTTAACGAAGAAGGAATTGGCTCTTTCTATTTACCAAAAGGTAATTGGACCCACTTGTTAACAGGTGAAGTCATCGAGGGAGGCACGTGGCTGAAAGAGAAGTATGATTACTTCAGCCTGCCATTGTTCGTTCGATCGAATACGATTATTCCAGTTGGGACAAGTGATTCGACACCTGTGTATGATTATACAGAAGAGGTTACATTCAAGATTTATCAATTAGATGATCGTCAAACAGCAGAACGTACATTAGTAAACGCAACAGGCGAAATAATCGGATCTGTATCGGCGACTCGTAGTGGAAATGAAATAAACGTAACGACAACTGGTATTGATCAAGCCTATCATGTCGAAGTAGTTGGTAGTAAAAAAGTTACAGGAAAACCTGGAGAAACAAAAATTGTAATCGAAGAATAGACATCCCCGGCTGCAGCTTCAATGCTGCAGCCATTTTTGATAAGCAAAAAAGTACAGTCATAGAAGTAATCATGCTAAACATGATTGATGGGTTCTTATAATATGGATTATGTTAACAAAGACTGTATTGCAAAATGATCTTTTTGATACAGATTATCTGCTTGGCAAAGCTCCGGAAATAGGCTCTCCCTCCTGTGGGCACGGCCCATAGCCGTCAAGTTAAGGTAATGCTGTTAAAAAGAAAAATGAATATGTTGCCGTAATAAATACAAGTTTTCTATGTGCAGTGATTCTTTGTAAGTTGAGTGTAAGATATCATTTATAATAGCTATTCCTGAAGTATTGGCACAAGAAATCGGATTTTTGACCACAAGAGTCCTTTTGATATCCTTGAGTGGTCATATTTTTGATTCTTATGGACAACTTTTGCCCTTTTCCTTTTCAACTGTCCATAAGATCCATTCTTATGGACAACTTTTGCTCTTTTTCTTTTCAACTGTCTATAAGAATGGATTATATGATAGGCCGAACATGTAAGACAGTTTAAGTGCAATTTTCTTTTTTCCTTAGCTTGACGGCTATGGGGCACGGCATCAGCTAGGGCTACTACTTGAATTGCAACTGTGCGGCCTTGTGCCGAGGAAGCTTACTTTGAAGCATTACTTACAGACGCAGGCACAAACTAAGTGGATCTTCAGCTCGTGCTGATTCCACGGGAGTCTCCGCCTATTTCCTACGCTTTAGGGAAGTGCTACAACGTATGGAACAGCAAAAAGCAGTGGTTCTAGGCATTTTTCTATAGCTATTATATATGCATACGATCAATATGCTATCTCTTACAAAAATTGTAGAGTCCACATCCTAGCGTAGGCCAACAACGTAGACTCCCGCGGGACAGGCAGGCGCTGAAGATCCACAAAGTCTGCACCTGCGTCTTCTAGTAACGCTTCGAAGTAGGCTTCCTCGGTGCAAGGTAGCAGAGTAGTGATTCGTGTAGTAGCCTAGCTTCAGCCGTGCCCCGCAGGACGCGGAGTGGTTGGACGGAGCGGTATTCTAGCACATGAAACATTTCAAAATTACCACTATGCAGCTAGCTAACATAATCCATATTAGAGGTAGTTGTATATCATTTATGTCAATTAGGACCGGGCGGGTTATGCTCGATTTTTCTATCTATCTCAAATGGTGGAAATCCAATTGTGAATCCGCTATCATTAATGTCGGGAGGGGATTATTATTGTAGATCACAAAATTATCATAGTAGGCTGCGGAGGCATGGCAAATATCTGGCTGGATGATGCACAAGCAAGAGCAAATGCAGAAATTGTAGCTCTTGTTGATCTAGATCGAAAAGCAGCTGAACAAAAAGTTAAAGAACGTAACTTAGAGGTGCCGGTCTATACGGACCTGTCGTTAGCAATTCAAGAGACGAAAGCGACATTAGTATTTGATGTTACCATTCCGGCAGCTCATAAACAAGTGGTTTCGACGGCGCTTCAGTCCGGCTGTCATGTATTCGGCGAGAAGCCAATGGCAGAGTCATTAACAGATGCCGATGCGATCATACAATTGACTGAAGCGACTGGCAAACAATACAGTGTGATGCAAAATCGTCGTTACTTAAAAGAAATTCGAACATTACAACATTTGATTGACCAGCAACAGCTTGGTGACATTCATACATTAAATGTCGATTTTTATTTAGCACCTCACTTCGGTGGTTTTCGTGAACAGATGGATCATCCGTTGTTAGTTGATATGGCGATACATACGTTTGATCAGGCACGATTCCTATCGCAAAGCAATGCTGTATCTGTCTATTGTCATGCCTATAATCCAACGGAATCATGGTATGAAGGCAAGGCTGCCGCTGTCTGTATTTTTGAGATGGAGAATGGAGCTGTTTTTACCTATCGAGGGTCCTGGGCTGCCGAGGGCTTACGTACATCCTGGAATGGTGATTGGCGGGTGATTGGTACAAGAGGAACAGCTACATGGGACGGTTTTGAACAGCTGGAAATGGAAACGGTCCAAGATGCCAATGCCTCCTCTTTTTTTCGGGACGTTCAACGTCAACAAGTCAGCAATACTTGGAATGGAAGGGAGCAGCATCATGGCTGCTTAGATGAGATGTTTACCGCACTGGAATCGAATAGGAAAGCAGAAACAGACTGTCATGATAATATACACAGTTTACGCATGGTATTTGCTGCAATTGAAAGTGCGAAGACAAATAAAAAAGTATATCTGTAAATGGGGGAAGCCAAAAAGATGAAACTGAAAAAAGATCAAAAATTGCTATTTATCGGAGATTCCGTAACGGATTGTGACCGGGCAAAGCCTCATGGTGAGGGACTTTTTCAAGCATTAGGTTCTGGCTATGTATCACTGGTAGATTCTTTCTTGCAATCAACGTATCCGGAGTTAGGTATTCGTACGGTTAATAAAGGACTGTCAGGTAACACGGTAAGAGATTTAAAAGCACGCTGGCAAGAGGATGTACTTGATCAAAATCCAGATTGGTTATCGGTCATGATTGGAATAAACGATGTATGGCGCCAGTTCGACTCACCATTTATCAAGTACCAGCACGTTTATATTGATGAATACCGTGAAACATTAGATGAATTAATCTCGACAACAAAGCAGTCTACAGGACAGATTGTATTGATGACACCTTACTACATTGAACCAAATGCTACTGATGAGATGCGAGCAACCATGGATCGGTATGGAGAAGTGGTGAAGCAGACAGCGGAAAAGCACCAGACATATTTTATCGATACCCAAGCAGCGTTCAATCATGTATTGGAACATTTATATCCGGCTACGCTCGCATGGGACCGCGTCCATCCAAATGCTAATGGACATACGGTGCTAGCGAAGGCTTTTCTTAATGCGATCGAATTTGATTGGAACAAAAAGTAACGAAGTAGACGAGGATCTATTCATAGTGCATGTTAATACCGATGATGAATCCACTCCATCGCATTTTTTACCGCGACTTCCTGGGTGTGCACAATAAACGGGTGATGGATTCCTTCGTGAAAACGAACAAATTGCTTATCTTTTATCGTAATAGAATTAAAAAAATGCTGAATAACATTGGGATGGACAATCGGATCATGCTGATCATAAATACATAATACCGGAAAACGGATCAACCCAGCATCACTGATCGCGTGCAGGCCATTGTGTACCAGCTCGGATAGCCATCTCGGTGTATATTCGGTATTCATCAGCGGGTCGATTCGCAAACTTTTTTCTTTTGGCAGATAAGGCTTTAGTTTTTTACTTTTTTCAATAATTCTTTGCCACTTCATCGGATTCAATGCCAATGATGGCGTAACACTTGCGAATATTTTCAAAATTTTTCTGCCGATAAAGGGAATCGGTACTCGTAATGCCAGGGCAGGAGAGGATAAAATGACACCATTAGTTTGATAACCATATAACTGGCTGTAACGAATGACAATTAGACCGCCAAGGCTGTGCCCGAACAAAAACACAGGACGTGCTTCAAACTGAGAAGTGATCAATTCTACTACGGCATGCAAATCCTCAACATAGTCATGAAATGTATTGATGTGCCCCCTCGCTCCTTCTGATTGACCGAAACCTCGCAAATCAGGAGCGACCACAGCGATATCCTGAGCAAGACATTGTTCAAATATCGCCTGGTATTTTCCAGAGTGCTCTCCTGCTCCATGAACTAATATAAGTACTGCATTTACTCGTTCAGGAACCCATTTCTGATAAAATAATTGTATACCGTCATTTGTTTCGATAAAATGATTCGAATACATGCTAATCGCCACTTTCCTTATAAGATAAATGTCATGATACTGTATAAAATAGTTGAGATGCCAAGAGCAATCAGTGCTGGAAGTAACTTATAGCGAGCATATTCCATTGCATTAATATTCAGCAAGCCAGCTATTGTATTATTGTTGTCACTTAATGGTGAAGCAATCGAACCAAATGATCCACTGGCAAACACAGCTCCTATCACCAATGGTAAAGAAGCATCAGCAGCTTGTGCAAGTGATATGCCAAGTGGCATCAGGATCCCCCATGTTCCCCAAGACGACCCGATAAAATACGAAACAAACGAACCGATTAGAAACATCACTGGTGGAATCAGCATTTGCGGTACCCAGTCGATGTTGTTAGTGACGAATGTCGAAAAGCCTAATTCCTCCGTGACAGAAGATAATGCCCAGACGACAGATAATAGTAAAATTACCGACATTAAGTTATTGCCAGCCTCAATAAATTCGTGGATGATTTTTTTTAGTTTCTGTTTTTGCGCGATCAGCATACAGATGGTAATCAGTAAGGTGAAGAAAAGGGCAACGACCATCGCCTGCAGGACATCTGCTTCAATAAATGCCTGGAAGGATGAATAGCCTTTTTTCACGCCATCCAGCCATGTTAATATTAGGGTAAGAACAATGACTAAGGAAACCGGAATAATCAGGTTCCATGGCTTACTCGGCAGCGCTTCGTCTTCTGCATGACTGGTCTCTTTAATCTGTTCCGGGTTGCGCGCTTCGCTGTCCACTTTCTTCGGGTGGCGGAACCAGACGAACAGAGTACCAATAATGATCATCGATATCGCGAAGAAATTAAAAGGGATACTCTGAATGTATAAAGAATAGGCGTCTGCTTCAATCCCCTGATTTTGCAATCCCATTTCAATAACGGATACCATATACCCGACAAAAGCGGTAGCGATCGGTATTAACACGATAACGGGTTGTGTGCTTGTTTCAATCATAAACGCTAGTTCTTTTCGCGTCATGTTAATTTTTTGTAATAAAGCTTTCATAATCGGTGCCACGGTTACGATACGGAAACTAGGTGCACTAAATGTGCCAAGTGTGGAAGCCCAGGTTAACAGCAGCGCCTGTTTTCTGGAATGAATTTTGGCGGAGGCTACGGACACAAACCCTTTAATTCCGCCTGATGCTTTCATAATCCCGACAAGTCCGGAGAACATATATAAAAAGATAATAATCTTCAAATTATTGATATCGGTCAGACTTTCGACAATGTATTGTGCAGCTTGTTCCATCCCGCCGACTAAGGATGGATTGATAATATAACAACCAACAATTAAACCTAGCGTTAAACCTGGAAATACCTGCTTGGTTTTAATAGCCGTGATAATAACAATACAAAATGGAATAAGGGCGATCCAGCTACCTTCCAATTAAATCATTCCTTTATGACAGTCTTTTTCTTTAGCATGGATGATTTGGCAGGAAACTATGCGATCGTTATTACCATTTATGAAGGAAAAAAGATATAATAAAGGGGAATTGGAGGATGAACAATGACGAAACAATTTAACGTAGAATCAAAAACAGAACTTTTACCTTTTTTAATAGAGAATATGGAGAATAAAAGCAGAAATGCGGTAAAATCGATCTTAAAAAGAGGACAGGTATATGTGGATGATCAAAGCATTACCCAGCACAATTACGTGTTAGAACCAGGTGTAACGGTGGCGATTCAATCCAATTCTGTCCATAAAGCAACGTCCTTTGACAACATGAAGCTGCTTTATGAGGATGAGTCGATAATCGTCATCGATAAAGCGACCGGCTTGTTATCGATAGCTACCGAAAAAGAAAAGCAAATGACTGCTTATAAGCAATTAACACAATATGTGAAAACAAAAAACAAACAAAATCGTATATTTATTGTCCATCGATTAGACCGCGATACATCTGGTGTGATGGTCTTTGCCAAGTCGGAGAAAGTTAAACAGCAGCTGCAAAATAATTGGAAATCTGTCGTGGAAGAGCGTACGTATGTAGCGCTTGTGGAGGGCGTTGTCCAGTCATCAAAAGACACCATTACGTCATGGTTAAAAGAATCAAACACCTTTAAGATGTACTCCAGTCAGCGTCCGGGTGATGGAAAAGAAGCCATCACCACTTATCAAATCTTAAAAAAAGGAACCGAAAAATCATTAGTTTCCATTCAATTGCAAACTGGCAGAAAAAATCAAATTCGGGTTCATATGTCAGACATCGGTCATCCGATTGTAGGAGATAAGAAATACGGAGCAAAAATGAACACGATTGGCAGATTAGGATTGCATGCGCAGGTGTTACAGCTGATCCATCCAACTACGAAAAAAAAGCTGCGATTTGAGTCACCAATTCCGAAAGAATTTAAGGTGTAAGTGCAATTATGTAAAAAAGTAGATATTTTTCCTTTTCGCTAGCAATATAAATCATATATAATAGGTGTGTATTTAAAACGTTTTCATAAAGATAAACAAATAGAGGGAGTTGGACATATGAATCAACTAGATCAATTGTTTAATCAATTCTACACCAATGCAATAGAAGATTCAGTGAAAGCAGTAGGGCCAGTGGAAAGAAAGCTGGCATTAAAGAGTAGATTGCTAGAATTGCTTGGTGATTTTTCTTATTTGGATGAAACGAGAGTAGATATGCAGCCTGAGTTAATGGAAACAGTGGAAGCTGATGGTTATATTCGGGAAAGGATTCTCTTACCGATTACTCAGATGATTGATATTCCTGTGTACGTGCTGACGCCATCGAAAAAGCAGGCGACTTATCCGGCTGTATTAGCACTTCACGGACATGGTGATGGAGTGAAAGAGGCACTGGGAGTAGGTGATGATGGGGAAATACAACAGGAACCGGGAATCCACAGTCAATTTGCAGTGGAGCTTGTAAAAAGAGGGTTTAAAGTTTTCGCGCCTGAAGTAATTGGTTTCGGTGAACGGAGACTGACCAGAGATATTGAGGAAGGTAAGCAGAATTCCTGTGAGGCGATGGCAACGAATCTATTGATGGAAGGAAAAACCATTG is a genomic window of Gracilibacillus salinarum containing:
- a CDS encoding carbohydrate ABC transporter permease, with translation MIISSKIIKYLIHFILIFIGFIWIFPFIWMILGSFKSNTDFIVSGNPIPEEFNWDNYTRAWVDANFSGYFVNTVIMTVATVAIVVLLCALTGYALGRVDFPGKKVILGIVVGIMFIPKGYTIIPLYELVDQLGLTNSLFGIILAESSGAHTLFVLLFTSYFATLPKEMEEAAIMDGCGFVRTFFSVMLPLAKPIIATTVIMQFIWTWSSFLVPTVLTISKPELRTLAVGMQNFVGQHSTDWAGMAAGATISLLPVLIVFILMQRYFIEGVAGAVKQ
- a CDS encoding beta-galactosidase, giving the protein MINDKLPKIWYGGDYNPEQWDEATAEEDIRMFKLAGIDVATVNVFSWALIQPDETTYDFAGLDKIINRLYDNGVYVCLATSTGAHPAWMAKRYPDVRRVDFEGRKRQFGGRHNSCPNSPTYRKYAERIADKLAERYKDHPAVLIWHVSNEYGGYCYCENCQKEFRVWLKERYGNLEAVNEAWNTRFWGHTFYDWDEIVAPSGLSEEWQGGQNTNFQGISLDYRRFQSDSLLDVYKLERDALKKHTPSLPVTTNLMGLYPELDYFKWGKEMDVVSWDNYPSFDTPVSLTAMTHDLMRGLKSGQPFMLMEQTPSQQNWQPYNALKRPNVMRQWSYQAVAHGADTILFFQLRRSRGATEKFHGAVIEHVGHEHTRVFRESAQLGKELIQLEDQLLDSRVPARVGIVFDWENRWAIDLSSGPSVALNYVKEVHKYYDAFYQRNIPVDMISVEEDLEKYDIVIAPVLYMVKEGHADRIKQFTKNGGTFVTTFFSGIVNENDLVTLGGYPGELRDLVGIWAEEIDALDPSHFNEIVINDSFGALSGEYKCNILFDLIHAEGAEVLATYGSDFYQGMPVLTKNKYGAGAAYYIASSPEQAFVQDFVDTITAEKGITGVMTSASGVEVAIREKDEHPLVFVMNHTNEAATFDTGDMEWTDILTGENYQGVTEIKAKDTLLLKK
- the yicI gene encoding alpha-xylosidase, with amino-acid sequence MKFTDGNWLVREGYQIHFPKIVHEVEEADGSVTLYAPCKYLNHRGDTLDGPLLTIKISAPMEDVVRVETWHFKGGQAQYPNFDVADQANTLNVADQEDHIQFVSGGLTLTIAKQNFALTFENSDGRLTDVDGKGLAWIDGPDQTTYMRGQLRLGVGEHLYGLGERFTPFVKNGQSVDIWNKDGGTSSEQSYKNIPFFLSSKGYGVFANHPEEVSYELGSEMVSRTQFSVEGEYLDYYFINGPSPKEVVSRYTELTGKPALPPAWSFGLWLSTSFTTDYNEETVNHFVDGMAERGIPLSVFHFDCFWMKEFEWSNFIWDRRNFPDPEGMLRRLKDKGLKICVWINPYIAQKSVLFDEGMEKGYLLKKPNGDVWQWDLWQAGMGIVDFTNPDACRWFQDKLKALLDMGVDSFKTDFGERIPTDVVYHDGSNPAKMHNYYAYLYNEVVFDLLKQEKGEEEAVVFARSATAGGQKFPVHWGGDCDSTYDAMAESLRGGLSLTTSGFGYWSHDIGGFENTATPDVFKRWTAFGLLSSHSRFHGSSSYRVPWQFDEEAVDVARHFTMLKNSLMPYLYGQAVENSQSGIPVMRSMLLEYPQDPLCETLDRQYMLGDSILVAPIFNEEGIGSFYLPKGNWTHLLTGEVIEGGTWLKEKYDYFSLPLFVRSNTIIPVGTSDSTPVYDYTEEVTFKIYQLDDRQTAERTLVNATGEIIGSVSATRSGNEINVTTTGIDQAYHVEVVGSKKVTGKPGETKIVIEE
- a CDS encoding Gfo/Idh/MocA family protein, which translates into the protein MANIWLDDAQARANAEIVALVDLDRKAAEQKVKERNLEVPVYTDLSLAIQETKATLVFDVTIPAAHKQVVSTALQSGCHVFGEKPMAESLTDADAIIQLTEATGKQYSVMQNRRYLKEIRTLQHLIDQQQLGDIHTLNVDFYLAPHFGGFREQMDHPLLVDMAIHTFDQARFLSQSNAVSVYCHAYNPTESWYEGKAAAVCIFEMENGAVFTYRGSWAAEGLRTSWNGDWRVIGTRGTATWDGFEQLEMETVQDANASSFFRDVQRQQVSNTWNGREQHHGCLDEMFTALESNRKAETDCHDNIHSLRMVFAAIESAKTNKKVYL
- a CDS encoding SGNH/GDSL hydrolase family protein, whose protein sequence is MKLKKDQKLLFIGDSVTDCDRAKPHGEGLFQALGSGYVSLVDSFLQSTYPELGIRTVNKGLSGNTVRDLKARWQEDVLDQNPDWLSVMIGINDVWRQFDSPFIKYQHVYIDEYRETLDELISTTKQSTGQIVLMTPYYIEPNATDEMRATMDRYGEVVKQTAEKHQTYFIDTQAAFNHVLEHLYPATLAWDRVHPNANGHTVLAKAFLNAIEFDWNKK
- a CDS encoding alpha/beta hydrolase, which translates into the protein MYSNHFIETNDGIQLFYQKWVPERVNAVLILVHGAGEHSGKYQAIFEQCLAQDIAVVAPDLRGFGQSEGARGHINTFHDYVEDLHAVVELITSQFEARPVFLFGHSLGGLIVIRYSQLYGYQTNGVILSSPALALRVPIPFIGRKILKIFASVTPSLALNPMKWQRIIEKSKKLKPYLPKEKSLRIDPLMNTEYTPRWLSELVHNGLHAISDAGLIRFPVLCIYDQHDPIVHPNVIQHFFNSITIKDKQFVRFHEGIHHPFIVHTQEVAVKNAMEWIHHRY
- a CDS encoding Na+/H+ antiporter NhaC family protein, which codes for MEGSWIALIPFCIVIITAIKTKQVFPGLTLGLIVGCYIINPSLVGGMEQAAQYIVESLTDINNLKIIIFLYMFSGLVGIMKASGGIKGFVSVASAKIHSRKQALLLTWASTLGTFSAPSFRIVTVAPIMKALLQKINMTRKELAFMIETSTQPVIVLIPIATAFVGYMVSVIEMGLQNQGIEADAYSLYIQSIPFNFFAISMIIIGTLFVWFRHPKKVDSEARNPEQIKETSHAEDEALPSKPWNLIIPVSLVIVLTLILTWLDGVKKGYSSFQAFIEADVLQAMVVALFFTLLITICMLIAQKQKLKKIIHEFIEAGNNLMSVILLLSVVWALSSVTEELGFSTFVTNNIDWVPQMLIPPVMFLIGSFVSYFIGSSWGTWGILMPLGISLAQAADASLPLVIGAVFASGSFGSIASPLSDNNNTIAGLLNINAMEYARYKLLPALIALGISTILYSIMTFIL